One region of Triticum aestivum cultivar Chinese Spring chromosome 6B, IWGSC CS RefSeq v2.1, whole genome shotgun sequence genomic DNA includes:
- the LOC123133944 gene encoding desmethyl-deoxy-podophyllotoxin synthase-like, with the protein MIEDKFKRREEFLQMLEEGVNLATGFNPGDLYLSSWLANFISGMAWLAEENHRKSYELMEYAIKQHEEQRATASANGDEEEGEDLVGVLLRIHKEGGLDVPLTMGVVKGDLFGAGSETSATTLQWAMSEPMRNPNVMQKAQAEVRDNLQEKPKVTEDDLTNLKYLILIIKETMRLHPAAPLLLPREAREPCKILGYNVPKGTTMLVNAWAIGRDPKHWEDLEEFKPERLEYGTMDFKGKNFEYITFGAGRRMCPGMLFARASMEIVLSALLYHFDWELPSGVKPDGLDMTEKMGVTVR; encoded by the exons ATGATCGAGGACAAGTTCAAGAGGCGGGAGGAGTTCTTGCAGATGCTCGAGGAAGGGGTCAATCTCGCCACCGGGTTCAACCCTGGCGACTTGTACCTGTCGTCATGGCTCGCCAACTTCATCAGCGGCATGGCATGGCTGGCGGAGGAGAACCACCGCAAGAGCTACGAGCTCATGGAGTACGCGATCAAGCAACACGAGGAGCAGAGGGCCACCGCCTCAGCGAacggcgacgaggaggaaggagaggaccTGGTGGGCGTGCTCTTGAGGATCCACAAGGAAGGTGGCCTTGACGTGCCTCTTACAATGGGAGTGGTCAAAGGA GATTTATTTGGCGCTGGGAGCGAGACATCGGCTACCACTCTTCAATGGGCCATGTCAGAGCCCATGAGGAACCCAAATGTGATGCAGAAAGCACAAGCTGAAGTACGTGACAACCTCCAAGAGAAACCTAAAGTGACCGAGGATGACTTGACCAATCTCAAGTACCTCATACTCATCATCAAGGAGACAATGAGGTTGCATCCAGCCGCACCATTGCTTCTCCCAAGGGAGGCCAGGGAGCCTTGCAAAATCCTCGGGTACAATGTGCCCAAAGGTACCACGATGTTGGTGAATGCGTGGGCGATTGGAAGAGACCCGAAGCATTGGGAAGACCTTGAGGAGTTCAAACCAGAGAGGCTCGAGTATGGCACGATGGACTTCAAAGGCAAAAACTTTGAATACATAACGTTTGGGGCGGGTCGGCGGATGTGCCCTGGAATGTTGTTTGCTCGAGCCAGCATGGAGATCGTGCTTTCCGCACTGCTCTATCACTTCGATTGGGAACTCCCGAGTGGGGTGAAGCCTGATGGGTTGGACATGACAGAGAAGATGGGCGTCACTGTCCGATGA